A stretch of DNA from uncultured Fusobacterium sp.:
TCTGGAGGACAAAGACAGAGAATTGGAATAGCTAGAGCTTTAATTATGAATCCTGAACTTATAATTGCTGATGAAGCTATATCAGCTCTAGATGTATCTATTCAAGCTCAAGTAGTCAATCTTATGAAAGAGATACAAAAGAAAACAGGAACAGCTTTCCTATTTATAGCCCATGACTTATCCATGGTTAAATATATTTCAGATAGAATAGGAGTTTTACATCTTGGACATCTTGTAGAAACAGGAACTACTGAAGAGATATTTTCAAATCCTATACATCCATATACAAAAAGTTTATTATCAGCTATTCCTATTCCTGATCCTAATCTTGAAAGAAATAGAAAAGCTGAAACTTATGACTATAAAACTAGTGGTATTGACTATTCTAAAGGAACTCAACACCATTTAGGTGGAGAGCACTATGTCTTAGCAACTGATGAAGAATTAAAATTATGGATGAAAAAATAAAAAAATATATTGACTAATTTAAAATTATATGGTAATATTATTATGTTGCTGTTGGGGTGTCGCCAAGCGGTAAGGCA
This window harbors:
- a CDS encoding ATP-binding cassette domain-containing protein — translated: MEKTPLLEVKNLKQYFRINKKFTVKAVDDISFKIYPGETYGLVGESGSGKSTTGRSIIRLYEPTEGEIIFNGVNISGKLSKDAIKHLRTKMQMIFQDPMACLNPRMKVIDIIAQGLDIHGLYKNSQEREEKVYKILDLVGLSREHALRYPHQFSGGQRQRIGIARALIMNPELIIADEAISALDVSIQAQVVNLMKEIQKKTGTAFLFIAHDLSMVKYISDRIGVLHLGHLVETGTTEEIFSNPIHPYTKSLLSAIPIPDPNLERNRKAETYDYKTSGIDYSKGTQHHLGGEHYVLATDEELKLWMKK